In one window of Legionella fallonii LLAP-10 DNA:
- a CDS encoding thioredoxin family protein produces MPSQTLTRDAFESFINENEIVFIDFWAEWCAPCKQFATVYEKVADQFPIIRFVKVNIEEQQALADFFEIRSIPHLMVFKEGIVIYSEAGSMPESTLKELAQQALDVDVSDIRTQIDQQDND; encoded by the coding sequence ATGCCAAGCCAAACATTGACGCGTGATGCATTTGAATCTTTTATTAATGAAAATGAAATAGTTTTTATTGATTTCTGGGCAGAGTGGTGTGCGCCTTGTAAGCAATTTGCGACAGTTTATGAAAAAGTTGCAGATCAATTCCCCATTATTAGATTTGTCAAAGTCAATATAGAAGAGCAGCAGGCGTTGGCTGATTTTTTTGAAATTCGTTCTATTCCTCATTTAATGGTATTTAAAGAGGGAATAGTTATCTATTCTGAGGCTGGAAGTATGCCTGAATCTACTCTTAAGGAACTTGCTCAGCAAGCCTTAGATGTGGATGTTAGTGACATACGGACTCAGATTGATCAGCAGGACAATGATTAA
- the glpD gene encoding glycerol-3-phosphate dehydrogenase encodes MEQVFDVAIIGGGINGCGCAADAALRGLSVVLFEQDDLASKTSSSSTKLIHGGLRYLENYEFALVKKALEERQVLLNLAPHLVHPQSFILPYQKHMRPAWLLRLGLFFYDHLSRKNHLPKCKSIKRTKKNNYFTPLIDQIKRGFLFYDASTDDARLTITNALQAKNHGASIRPNSKVTQIEAGNKIWQLTIQPKSGTPYKIKAKSLINAAGPWVAPIAQLTQIAVNREITLVKGSHIIVPQLYEGKHAYFLQHDDKRVIFVIPYHGFSMIGTTDTLFNESINSPVRISVEEIDYLLNLVNTYFKSQLSSKDLIFSWSGVRPLLSSEGKDLKALSRDYSYEFNITPAPIVTIFGGKITTYRQLAEETINQLVSIFPQMQSCKTKRTPLPGATFGTVNFEQYLIYARKKYHWLDKELLNRYLYSYGSCTEHFLSKCTSIESMGKRYGTSLYQVELDYLISEEWARHIEDILERRTKLGLVIDSSSKKELENYLTNINHCPADQSESVCH; translated from the coding sequence ATGGAGCAAGTTTTTGATGTTGCAATTATTGGCGGCGGCATCAATGGTTGTGGTTGTGCCGCTGATGCAGCCTTACGAGGACTATCTGTAGTACTCTTCGAACAAGATGACCTAGCTTCCAAAACCTCCTCAAGTAGTACTAAATTAATTCATGGAGGATTAAGATACTTAGAAAACTATGAGTTTGCTTTGGTAAAAAAAGCGTTAGAAGAAAGACAAGTATTATTAAATCTAGCGCCGCATTTAGTACATCCTCAATCATTTATCTTGCCTTACCAAAAACACATGCGCCCGGCCTGGTTATTAAGATTGGGCTTATTTTTTTACGACCATTTAAGCCGAAAAAATCATTTGCCTAAATGTAAATCGATCAAGAGAACAAAAAAAAATAATTATTTCACCCCATTAATTGATCAAATAAAACGAGGATTCTTGTTTTATGATGCATCAACAGATGACGCTCGTTTAACGATTACTAACGCCCTACAGGCTAAAAATCACGGAGCGAGCATTCGTCCTAATTCTAAAGTGACACAGATTGAAGCGGGTAACAAAATTTGGCAGTTAACGATACAACCGAAGTCAGGAACACCCTATAAAATCAAGGCTAAATCTTTGATTAATGCAGCGGGGCCCTGGGTTGCTCCCATAGCGCAACTTACCCAAATAGCGGTGAACCGTGAAATAACCTTAGTAAAAGGAAGCCATATTATAGTTCCTCAACTCTATGAAGGGAAACATGCCTACTTTTTACAACATGACGATAAACGCGTAATATTTGTTATTCCTTACCACGGCTTTAGTATGATAGGAACTACCGATACATTATTCAACGAGTCCATCAATAGCCCCGTGCGAATTAGTGTAGAAGAAATAGATTATCTATTAAATTTAGTAAATACATATTTTAAATCGCAACTAAGTTCTAAAGACCTTATTTTTTCCTGGAGTGGAGTTAGACCTTTATTATCTAGCGAAGGAAAGGATTTAAAAGCCTTAAGCAGAGATTATAGTTATGAATTTAATATCACGCCCGCGCCCATTGTTACTATTTTTGGAGGAAAAATCACAACCTATCGCCAATTAGCTGAAGAAACTATTAATCAATTGGTCTCTATTTTCCCTCAAATGCAATCGTGTAAAACAAAGCGCACTCCTCTTCCTGGAGCTACTTTCGGCACAGTCAATTTTGAACAATATCTGATTTATGCGAGAAAAAAATATCATTGGCTTGATAAAGAACTACTTAATCGCTATCTATACAGCTATGGAAGTTGCACAGAACATTTTCTATCTAAATGTACCAGCATCGAATCCATGGGGAAAAGATACGGCACATCCCTCTATCAAGTTGAATTAGATTATTTAATCTCAGAGGAATGGGCCAGACATATTGAGGACATACTAGAGCGCAGGACTAAGCTTGGATTAGTTATAGATAGTTCTAGCAAAAAAGAACTAGAGAACTATCTAACCAATATTAATCATTGTCCTGCTGATCAATCTGAGTCCGTATGTCACTAA
- a CDS encoding glycoside hydrolase family 73 protein, whose product MQRSELVLLRFIGNIASQGVAKAMELQEGISLKGALITGLATAASSGLLRGLNGSKVYQQFTNTMDELSVSKAFSISSAAQLMEQNALSQSISLSLQKHQHFDWEQLAVSGVTAGLMGGALGSKLDKTLRGLDHNTGMLTSELRALTNAGLNIAVAGSQLNALDVLQDNLGAAIGSAITDKRSELEQSQITGKDLARLKLKEIDEMDEYCPIPTEEGAYSSIPEGTYERFHQEILAHQRAAALALEQEEQDSYDARKLSGSEGYESAQPHLTNQQTRSLGNYERLPLDSDLFKSSNDGVHKLGFESQVYWNSKEHGMGQFVEDSAIRLNDFMFSKINKIEHFYEEIKVGLSHELSLDKIDPKIRYIVELYPLVHAASQKSGLSLELMLAQGAQETGWGANVLPGTNNMFNIKKGDTRWKGPVKRLDGALEYRDDGTKYFEPSSFRVYKSIEESVQDRVEFLRSNKRYAELFKPGIKGNAEKEAFALQRAKYAGNNPHYADSLIQVMKGPTMKKAIEFARNYYGY is encoded by the coding sequence GTGCAACGCTCGGAGCTGGTTTTACTGCGGTTCATTGGCAATATAGCAAGCCAAGGGGTTGCGAAAGCGATGGAGCTGCAAGAGGGCATTTCTCTTAAAGGCGCGTTGATTACCGGTCTTGCGACTGCAGCCTCCAGTGGTTTGTTACGAGGATTAAATGGCAGCAAAGTATATCAACAGTTCACTAACACTATGGATGAACTATCTGTATCGAAAGCCTTTAGCATTTCCAGCGCTGCGCAACTAATGGAGCAAAACGCGTTAAGCCAGAGCATTAGCCTTTCGCTGCAAAAACACCAACACTTCGACTGGGAACAACTCGCCGTATCTGGTGTCACCGCGGGTCTAATGGGCGGAGCCCTAGGAAGCAAACTGGATAAAACCCTAAGAGGCCTAGACCACAACACAGGCATGTTGACCTCTGAATTAAGGGCTTTAACCAACGCGGGATTAAACATCGCGGTTGCCGGCAGCCAACTCAATGCATTGGATGTGCTTCAAGATAATTTAGGGGCTGCAATTGGCTCTGCAATAACGGATAAAAGGAGCGAATTAGAACAGTCGCAAATCACAGGCAAAGATTTAGCACGATTAAAACTAAAAGAAATCGACGAGATGGATGAGTATTGTCCTATCCCCACTGAAGAAGGCGCTTATTCTTCTATACCTGAAGGTACTTATGAACGATTCCATCAAGAAATCCTAGCCCATCAACGAGCCGCCGCCTTAGCGCTGGAGCAGGAAGAGCAAGATAGTTATGATGCGCGGAAGTTAAGTGGTAGCGAGGGATATGAATCTGCTCAACCCCATCTTACTAATCAGCAAACACGCAGTTTAGGGAATTATGAACGCTTGCCCTTGGATTCGGATTTGTTTAAGTCTAGCAATGATGGAGTTCACAAGCTTGGTTTTGAGAGTCAAGTGTATTGGAATTCTAAAGAGCATGGGATGGGGCAGTTTGTTGAGGATTCTGCAATTCGATTGAATGATTTTATGTTTTCAAAAATAAATAAAATAGAGCATTTTTATGAGGAAATTAAAGTCGGATTATCTCATGAATTAAGTTTAGATAAAATAGATCCCAAAATTCGATATATTGTGGAGTTATACCCATTGGTACATGCTGCCTCACAAAAATCTGGTCTGTCTTTAGAACTTATGTTGGCTCAAGGGGCACAAGAAACTGGCTGGGGAGCAAACGTTCTGCCTGGTACAAACAATATGTTTAATATTAAGAAAGGAGATACTCGGTGGAAAGGACCTGTTAAGAGACTAGATGGTGCTTTAGAGTATCGTGATGATGGTACGAAGTACTTTGAACCGAGTAGCTTCCGAGTATATAAAAGTATAGAGGAGAGTGTACAAGATAGAGTAGAGTTTTTAAGAAGTAATAAAAGATATGCTGAATTATTTAAGCCGGGTATAAAAGGTAATGCTGAAAAAGAGGCGTTTGCTTTGCAAAGAGCCAAATATGCAGGGAATAATCCTCATTATGCTGACTCCTTAATTCAAGTGATGAAAGGACCGACTATGAAAAAAGCTATTGAATTTGCAAGGAATTATTATGGTTATTAA
- a CDS encoding LysM peptidoglycan-binding domain-containing protein, which yields MRTGTQRKAGPAAEYSWRRPTSEQSINGFLNGGSESWVPDVPQDNLGSYTVQPGDTLESIALQVYGDSSQDSNCLKKKINGL from the coding sequence ATGCGTACGGGCACGCAGCGAAAAGCAGGGCCTGCGGCTGAGTATTCATGGCGTCGTCCAACGAGTGAGCAGAGCATCAATGGATTTTTAAATGGTGGAAGCGAGAGCTGGGTGCCTGATGTGCCGCAAGACAATCTTGGTTCTTATACAGTTCAGCCTGGGGATACTTTAGAAAGCATCGCGTTGCAGGTTTATGGTGACAGCAGCCAGGATAGCAACTGTCTTAAAAAGAAGATTAATGGCTTATGA
- a CDS encoding transglycosylase SLT domain-containing protein, with translation MNFRLYALLFLIFSLTACVSKPPSDVNNICTIFKQYPKWHRDAKDVERRWRVPVPVQMAIIHQESKFDARARPPHKKLLGIIPWKRQSTAYGYTQALRSTWAQYKRTHGWIWSSRDDFGDGVDFIGWYANEANKKARIARTDTYSLYLAYHEGIGGYQRKTYLKKPWLVSVARKVSAKSQIYAMQLNSCKKSMKSHSWL, from the coding sequence ATGAACTTTAGACTATATGCTTTATTATTTTTGATTTTTTCTTTAACGGCTTGTGTTAGTAAGCCTCCATCTGATGTTAATAATATATGTACTATATTTAAACAATATCCTAAGTGGCATCGTGATGCTAAAGACGTTGAAAGACGTTGGAGAGTGCCGGTGCCTGTACAAATGGCTATTATTCATCAAGAGTCTAAGTTTGATGCCCGTGCTCGTCCCCCACATAAGAAATTATTGGGAATAATCCCGTGGAAAAGACAGTCAACTGCTTATGGTTATACTCAAGCTTTACGTTCTACCTGGGCTCAATACAAACGTACCCATGGTTGGATCTGGTCGTCTCGCGATGATTTTGGTGATGGTGTTGATTTTATTGGCTGGTATGCTAACGAAGCGAATAAAAAAGCAAGAATTGCAAGAACCGATACCTATTCCCTATATTTAGCCTATCATGAAGGGATAGGTGGGTATCAGCGTAAAACCTATTTAAAGAAGCCGTGGTTAGTTTCTGTGGCTCGTAAGGTTAGCGCTAAATCGCAAATCTATGCCATGCAGTTAAATTCGTGTAAAAAATCTATGAAATCACATTCATGGTTATAG
- the gltA gene encoding citrate synthase — MTKKTAKLSIEGQEPLELPIYTPTLGNDVIDITQLGASGVFTFDQGFLSTASCESKITYIDGDKGVLLYRGYPIEQLAEKKDFLDVSYLLLNGELPDEEEKKEFVNLINNHTMVHQQMYQFLNGFRRDAHPMAIMVGIVGALSAFYHDTMDLNNAQDRFISAIRLVAKMPTLAAMSYKYSTGLPYMYPQNKMTYAENFLHMMFGVPSEDTTPDPVLVRAMDTIFILHADHEQNASTSTVRLAGSTGANPFACISAGIGALWGPAHGGANEACLNMLKEIGDVSRIGHYIERAKDKNDPFRLMGFGHRVYKSYDPRAKVMRQTCYDVLEAVGAKDEPLFKLAMELERIALEDDYFIEKKLYPNVDFYSGLTLSAIGIPTNMFTVVFALARTVGWMSHWMEMVASKSRIGRPRQLYTGETERDVK, encoded by the coding sequence ATGACAAAAAAGACAGCTAAGCTAAGCATTGAAGGGCAAGAACCACTTGAACTACCAATCTATACTCCTACTTTAGGTAATGATGTAATTGATATTACCCAACTTGGAGCAAGCGGTGTCTTTACCTTTGATCAAGGTTTTTTATCAACAGCCTCCTGTGAGTCTAAAATCACCTATATTGATGGAGATAAAGGCGTTTTGTTATATAGAGGCTATCCTATAGAGCAACTCGCAGAGAAAAAAGACTTTCTTGATGTCAGTTACCTCCTGCTTAATGGTGAATTGCCTGATGAGGAAGAAAAGAAAGAGTTTGTTAATTTAATTAACAACCATACCATGGTACATCAACAAATGTATCAGTTCCTTAATGGATTCCGTCGTGATGCGCATCCAATGGCCATTATGGTAGGTATTGTTGGTGCTTTATCAGCATTCTATCATGACACCATGGATTTAAATAACGCACAAGATCGTTTTATTTCTGCAATTCGCTTAGTTGCCAAAATGCCTACTTTAGCCGCAATGAGTTATAAATACTCCACTGGCTTACCTTATATGTATCCACAAAATAAAATGACTTATGCGGAAAACTTTTTACATATGATGTTCGGAGTTCCCTCAGAGGATACTACTCCAGATCCAGTATTGGTCAGAGCCATGGACACCATCTTTATTCTGCATGCAGATCACGAACAAAATGCATCTACATCTACTGTTCGTCTCGCGGGTTCAACTGGCGCCAATCCATTTGCTTGTATTTCAGCTGGAATTGGAGCTTTATGGGGGCCTGCTCATGGTGGTGCGAATGAAGCATGTCTTAATATGCTAAAAGAAATTGGCGATGTCAGTCGTATAGGACATTATATAGAGAGAGCTAAGGATAAAAATGATCCTTTCCGTCTAATGGGCTTTGGACATCGTGTCTACAAGAGTTATGACCCAAGAGCAAAAGTCATGCGTCAAACTTGCTATGATGTTTTGGAAGCAGTCGGTGCAAAAGATGAACCCCTATTTAAGTTGGCCATGGAATTAGAACGTATCGCTCTTGAAGATGATTATTTTATTGAGAAAAAACTCTATCCTAACGTCGATTTTTATTCTGGTCTTACTTTAAGTGCTATAGGTATCCCAACGAACATGTTCACGGTTGTATTCGCCTTGGCTCGTACCGTGGGCTGGATGAGTCACTGGATGGAAATGGTCGCTAGTAAATCAAGAATAGGCAGACCACGTCAGCTTTATACTGGTGAAACTGAAAGGGACGTAAAATAA
- the adk gene encoding adenylate kinase has product MRLMLLGGPGAGKGTQALRLIERYKIPQISTGDMLRAAIAQGSPLGLSAKKIMESGGLVSDDIIIGLVKERLQKDDCKNGFLFDGFPRTLIQADALKQAGVFLDHVIEIKVDDEEIIRRISGRRIHQPSGRVYHVVNHPPKTPGIDDVTGEPLIQREDDKEETVRKRLAVYHNQTSPLINYYKNWAKDRTHGAPQFHSIAGMGSVDEVFDDIVTILDEREEECQAKH; this is encoded by the coding sequence ATGCGATTAATGCTTTTAGGCGGACCAGGCGCTGGAAAAGGAACCCAGGCGTTGCGTTTAATTGAACGTTACAAGATCCCACAAATCTCAACCGGAGATATGTTACGTGCTGCTATTGCTCAAGGCTCACCATTAGGATTGAGTGCAAAAAAAATTATGGAGTCAGGTGGTTTAGTTTCTGATGACATTATTATTGGCTTAGTTAAAGAGCGTTTGCAGAAAGATGATTGTAAGAATGGTTTTCTCTTCGATGGTTTTCCGAGAACGCTGATTCAAGCTGATGCATTGAAACAAGCGGGTGTATTTTTAGATCACGTTATAGAAATAAAAGTAGATGATGAAGAAATTATCCGACGTATTAGTGGGCGTAGAATTCATCAACCGTCAGGGCGAGTTTACCATGTAGTGAATCATCCCCCTAAGACTCCCGGTATTGATGATGTTACTGGTGAACCTTTGATTCAGCGAGAAGATGATAAGGAAGAAACGGTGCGAAAGAGACTTGCTGTATATCATAATCAAACGTCACCATTGATAAACTACTACAAAAATTGGGCTAAAGATCGAACACATGGAGCACCTCAATTCCATAGTATTGCGGGTATGGGTAGTGTGGACGAGGTTTTTGACGATATAGTAACCATACTCGATGAAAGGGAAGAGGAATGCCAAGCCAAACATTGA
- the glpK gene encoding glycerol kinase GlpK, whose protein sequence is MNYLLAIDQGTSSTRAMIYTLQGELITSSQYPITQYYPHAGWVEHDPEELWQKTLTAIRDVVLQVDGSQILSCGITNQRETTIIWDKKTGDCLSPAIVWQDRRTESYCLSLMEYSSLIQEKTGLLLDPYFSASKLNWLLKNQPEARELASKGDLAFGTVDSFLIWRLTKGCKHATDITNASRTMLFNIKNEQWDKDLLRLFNVPESALPQVYSCDAHFGLIDKEWLGFELPITGVAGDQQAALIGQGCFDNGMVKATFGTGGFLLLNTGSNPVNSQHKLLTTVAYKIKETLAYGLEGSIYHAGTTVKWLRDEMKLISCSAETETLAQSLECNEGVYFVSSFTGLGAPHWLSVSGASLFGLSRATSRAHFARAALEGVCYQTRDILTCMREDSHVDLALLRVDGGMAVNQWFLQFLSDQCQLPIEKPTDIETTAKGAAILAAIGYGVYDSLDELKNICNTERAFHPTKSIEIVEQEYKGWKDALHHLMS, encoded by the coding sequence ATGAATTATTTATTGGCTATAGATCAAGGGACAAGCAGTACTCGAGCTATGATATATACTCTTCAAGGAGAGTTGATTACAAGTAGTCAATATCCCATCACCCAATACTATCCTCACGCAGGATGGGTTGAACATGATCCTGAGGAGTTATGGCAAAAAACATTAACTGCCATTCGCGATGTGGTCTTACAAGTTGATGGAAGCCAGATTCTATCGTGTGGTATTACCAATCAAAGAGAAACTACAATTATTTGGGATAAAAAAACAGGGGATTGTCTTTCGCCCGCTATAGTGTGGCAAGATAGACGTACAGAGAGTTATTGTCTTTCTCTGATGGAGTATTCCTCTTTAATTCAAGAAAAAACGGGATTGCTTCTTGACCCTTATTTCTCAGCAAGTAAATTAAACTGGCTATTGAAAAATCAACCTGAGGCAAGAGAACTAGCATCAAAGGGAGACCTTGCTTTTGGTACAGTTGATAGTTTCTTAATTTGGCGATTAACAAAAGGTTGTAAACACGCCACGGATATTACTAATGCTTCTAGGACTATGTTATTTAACATTAAAAACGAGCAATGGGATAAAGATTTATTGCGGCTATTTAATGTTCCTGAATCGGCATTACCCCAGGTTTATTCTTGTGACGCACATTTTGGCCTTATAGATAAAGAGTGGTTAGGTTTTGAGCTTCCTATAACAGGGGTTGCAGGAGATCAACAGGCAGCACTGATTGGTCAGGGTTGTTTTGACAATGGTATGGTAAAAGCAACTTTTGGGACAGGGGGATTTTTATTACTTAATACAGGTTCAAATCCAGTGAATTCTCAGCATAAACTTCTGACTACGGTTGCTTATAAGATAAAAGAAACGCTCGCTTATGGTTTAGAAGGAAGTATCTATCATGCTGGTACAACAGTTAAATGGCTTCGTGATGAGATGAAGTTAATTTCATGCTCTGCTGAAACTGAGACCTTGGCGCAAAGTTTAGAGTGCAATGAGGGAGTTTATTTTGTTTCCTCTTTCACTGGACTTGGAGCTCCGCATTGGTTATCTGTATCGGGAGCCTCCCTTTTTGGATTATCTAGAGCAACAAGTAGAGCTCATTTTGCAAGGGCAGCTCTAGAAGGAGTTTGTTATCAAACTCGAGATATCCTTACTTGTATGAGAGAGGACAGTCATGTGGATTTGGCTTTATTAAGAGTTGACGGAGGAATGGCTGTGAATCAATGGTTTCTTCAGTTTTTATCTGATCAATGTCAGCTTCCTATTGAAAAACCCACAGATATTGAAACAACTGCTAAAGGAGCTGCAATTTTAGCAGCAATTGGTTACGGAGTTTATGATTCGTTAGACGAGTTAAAAAATATATGCAATACCGAGCGCGCGTTTCACCCAACTAAATCAATCGAGATTGTTGAACAAGAATATAAAGGATGGAAAGATGCATTACATCATTTAATGTCTTAA
- a CDS encoding 3'-5' exonuclease: protein MTILVFDIETIPDITTGRKLYNLDNLSDEDTALAMFALRKAKVGNDFLPHHLQKICAISVVMSSGSHVKVWSLGDEHSNEQELIKRFFSGIDKHTPTLVSWNGSGFDLPVLHYRSLLHGITAPTYWEAGENEQSFRWNNYLSRFHYRHIDLMDIIAGYQNRAFAPLDEISSMLGFPGKMGMSGSKVWEQYKAGELKSIRDYCETDVLNTYCVYLRFELIRGVINMEEYHLAIAQLKNYLSTEADKEHLQEFLKQMP, encoded by the coding sequence ATGACCATACTTGTATTTGATATAGAAACCATTCCCGATATAACAACGGGCCGCAAATTATATAATTTAGATAATTTGTCAGATGAAGATACAGCCCTAGCTATGTTTGCTTTGAGAAAAGCTAAGGTAGGTAACGATTTTCTTCCTCATCACTTACAAAAAATATGTGCCATCTCTGTTGTGATGAGCTCAGGCTCACACGTTAAAGTTTGGTCATTAGGCGATGAACATTCTAATGAGCAAGAACTTATAAAGCGTTTTTTTTCTGGAATTGATAAACATACTCCCACATTAGTAAGCTGGAACGGCTCCGGATTTGACCTACCGGTTTTACATTACCGTTCGTTATTACACGGCATTACTGCCCCTACTTATTGGGAAGCTGGAGAAAATGAGCAAAGCTTTCGCTGGAATAACTATTTAAGTCGTTTTCATTATAGACATATTGATTTAATGGATATCATTGCGGGCTATCAGAATAGAGCGTTTGCGCCACTTGATGAAATTTCTTCAATGCTTGGCTTTCCAGGAAAAATGGGGATGAGCGGCTCTAAGGTTTGGGAGCAATATAAAGCAGGAGAACTTAAAAGTATTAGAGATTACTGTGAAACTGATGTGCTCAACACCTATTGCGTGTATTTACGCTTTGAGTTAATACGAGGCGTCATTAATATGGAAGAATATCATCTTGCCATAGCACAACTAAAAAACTACTTAAGCACCGAAGCGGATAAAGAGCATCTACAAGAGTTTTTAAAGCAAATGCCCTAA